The Brachyspira aalborgi genome has a segment encoding these proteins:
- a CDS encoding methyl-accepting chemotaxis protein, whose protein sequence is MDRNFFHIFFELGIPTIGTFMGFVGIILYAYIYLKLFEESQLITLSIGILAFLFSLLEFLNIIISLSDYNNQIAFHLYRVEQMILSVTVIPWMIYVKNNLELNKKYHKALEFLYSLTVFLVAIIIVISIVYPEVFISKTEAINTLNETMKGSIKIRGKIGPLYVFRDFVVSCSMLIVISAFIYEVVVIKNFAKNTQYLILASIIAIFFFDDFNGISVYQSRGDFLILRSIPFSRITLAYVIYNIIIIHSSVNQFISSVFRRRTKQSYNFEEIRAQDTVIINTASNTSKKMLEYKEDFQKAVNELKEDVSNSYSSVSNLKSEIVKIIDSINEFIAIENFQVNDAYSNIEKINELIETYPKLKEVSKSQKLMLESLNITLQKSIEQIYNLQAESVNMLDKFDSFQGGLEKERYNIGLELNKTSEISHLNIQINKIIAFMTNMSDKAKTLAINSGIQASKSGAYSNDFALISKSVSELVGESLSVSEKMQKLLFQIEDIFKRFNHASVNINNNFTELIKEISSYYDKLIQFNKGMERQNDFNMTIVKNTDKMFNSVSDIKDIITSEENDFMNIRLRIEEFNDYIIDISEKAFEQNSEIKNLMKDMNKLLATSEDLESVSGKLNDEKEKLLEYSNNLDDVIKEHSKVI, encoded by the coding sequence ATGGATAGAAATTTCTTTCATATATTTTTTGAATTAGGCATTCCAACCATAGGAACTTTTATGGGTTTTGTAGGCATAATACTTTACGCCTATATATATTTAAAATTATTTGAGGAAAGCCAATTAATAACTTTATCGATAGGAATTTTAGCTTTTTTATTTTCGCTTTTAGAATTTTTAAATATAATAATATCTCTATCGGATTATAATAATCAAATAGCTTTTCATTTATATAGAGTAGAGCAAATGATTTTATCCGTAACGGTTATTCCTTGGATGATTTATGTAAAAAATAATTTGGAATTAAATAAAAAATATCATAAAGCTTTGGAATTTCTTTATAGTTTGACGGTATTTTTAGTCGCTATAATTATAGTAATATCGATAGTTTATCCCGAAGTTTTTATTTCAAAGACGGAGGCGATAAACACTTTAAATGAAACTATGAAAGGCAGCATAAAAATTAGAGGGAAAATAGGACCTTTATATGTTTTTAGAGATTTTGTAGTTTCTTGTTCTATGTTAATTGTAATAAGCGCGTTTATATACGAAGTAGTCGTTATTAAAAATTTTGCAAAAAATACGCAATATTTAATTTTAGCTTCTATAATAGCGATATTTTTCTTTGACGACTTTAACGGAATTTCAGTATATCAATCGAGAGGAGATTTTTTAATTTTGAGAAGTATTCCATTTTCGAGAATAACTTTAGCTTATGTAATTTATAATATTATAATTATTCACTCTTCGGTAAATCAATTTATTTCTTCGGTTTTTCGTAGAAGAACTAAACAAAGTTATAATTTTGAAGAGATTAGAGCGCAAGATACGGTTATAATAAATACGGCTTCAAATACTTCAAAAAAAATGCTTGAATATAAAGAAGATTTTCAAAAAGCGGTAAACGAATTAAAAGAAGATGTTTCAAATTCTTATTCTTCGGTTAGCAATTTAAAATCGGAAATTGTAAAAATTATAGATTCAATAAACGAATTCATTGCTATAGAAAACTTTCAGGTAAACGATGCGTATTCAAATATTGAAAAGATTAACGAACTTATAGAAACTTATCCGAAATTAAAAGAAGTTTCAAAATCTCAAAAATTAATGCTTGAATCTTTAAATATAACTTTACAAAAATCAATAGAACAAATTTATAATTTGCAAGCAGAGAGCGTAAATATGCTTGATAAATTCGATTCTTTTCAAGGAGGATTGGAAAAAGAAAGATATAATATAGGATTAGAATTAAATAAAACTTCAGAAATAAGTCATTTAAATATTCAAATAAATAAAATTATAGCGTTTATGACGAATATGTCGGATAAGGCAAAAACTTTGGCGATAAACTCGGGAATTCAAGCTTCAAAATCGGGAGCTTATTCAAATGACTTTGCTTTAATTTCAAAATCAGTATCCGAGTTAGTCGGAGAATCTTTGAGCGTATCTGAGAAAATGCAAAAACTTTTATTTCAAATAGAAGATATTTTTAAGAGATTTAATCATGCAAGCGTTAATATAAATAATAATTTTACGGAATTAATAAAAGAAATATCGTCATATTATGATAAATTAATTCAGTTTAATAAAGGAATGGAAAGGCAAAACGATTTTAATATGACTATCGTAAAAAATACGGATAAAATGTTTAATTCCGTTTCGGATATTAAAGATATAATAACGAGCGAAGAAAACGATTTTATGAATATAAGATTAAGAATTGAAGAGTTTAACGATTATATAATAGATATTTCAGAAAAGGCTTTTGAACAAAATTCGGAAATAAAAAATTTAATGAAGGATATGAATAAACTTTTAGCGACTTCGGAAGATTTGGAATCCGTTAGCGGAAAACTTAACGATGAAAAAGAAAAACTTTTAGAATATTCAAATAATTTAGACGATGTAATTAAAGAACATTCTAAAGTTATATAA
- a CDS encoding MATE family efflux transporter has protein sequence MNYSKNKIFGNWDFYKLCISVAVPVMAQQLIMGMVSLIDNFMVAGLGDTKMAAVNVANQLNFIYLVLLYTFYGAGGIYMAQNSGADNQEGMQQAFRFKVILPFIISVIYMILMLINPEIFMRLLTQGNYAQKEILESSSKYMKIIAFTFIPISISGAIGSSYREIGKPHIPLVISVIATACNTFGNWILIYGNLGAPKLEETGAAIATLIARILEMAIFIIYIKLHKEKFYVRTREILKVKIGVFIDMVNKSSLIFLSEISWGLSEMFMTALYNSRGGAETVAGMASGFTIANIFYLVFQGVHVASMVIVGGTLGRGELKEAKDKAKWIMNGSIIAGLIVGLIEMSSIFLIPFIFSKLTVNAQAITRNLVILISCYMPVWTYINSQFSVSRAGGDALFGFAVDVPVSLFLFAPAALILAKFTSVGPVAMFGIAKLTDFIKITIGIIMLKKERWIRKLTD, from the coding sequence ATGAATTACTCAAAAAATAAAATATTCGGAAATTGGGATTTCTATAAATTATGCATTTCTGTAGCCGTTCCCGTTATGGCACAACAATTAATAATGGGAATGGTTTCGCTTATAGACAATTTTATGGTTGCGGGACTTGGCGATACAAAAATGGCGGCGGTTAATGTTGCAAATCAATTAAATTTTATATATTTGGTTTTATTATATACTTTCTACGGAGCTGGCGGAATATATATGGCTCAAAATAGCGGCGCAGATAATCAAGAAGGAATGCAACAGGCTTTTAGATTTAAAGTAATACTTCCGTTTATAATTTCAGTTATATATATGATTTTAATGCTAATAAATCCCGAAATTTTTATGCGACTTCTTACGCAAGGAAATTATGCTCAAAAAGAAATATTAGAATCTAGTTCAAAATATATGAAAATAATAGCGTTTACATTTATTCCAATTTCAATTTCGGGAGCTATAGGAAGTTCTTATAGAGAAATTGGAAAGCCTCATATTCCTTTAGTAATATCGGTTATAGCGACAGCATGCAATACTTTTGGAAATTGGATTTTAATTTATGGAAATTTGGGCGCTCCGAAACTTGAAGAAACGGGAGCTGCAATTGCGACTTTAATAGCAAGAATATTAGAAATGGCGATTTTTATAATATATATTAAATTGCATAAAGAAAAATTTTATGTTAGAACGAGAGAAATATTAAAAGTTAAAATTGGCGTTTTTATCGATATGGTTAATAAATCGAGTCTCATATTTTTAAGCGAAATTAGTTGGGGATTAAGCGAAATGTTTATGACGGCGCTTTATAATAGCAGAGGCGGAGCGGAAACGGTTGCGGGAATGGCTTCGGGTTTTACGATTGCAAATATATTTTATTTGGTATTTCAAGGAGTTCATGTAGCGTCTATGGTTATTGTTGGCGGAACTTTAGGAAGAGGAGAACTTAAAGAAGCTAAAGATAAGGCAAAATGGATAATGAACGGTTCTATAATAGCGGGTTTAATAGTCGGATTAATAGAAATGTCTTCAATATTTTTAATTCCTTTTATATTTTCAAAACTTACTGTTAACGCTCAAGCGATTACAAGAAATTTAGTAATATTGATTTCATGCTATATGCCCGTATGGACTTATATTAACTCTCAATTTTCTGTTTCAAGAGCGGGCGGAGACGCTTTATTTGGTTTTGCGGTTGATGTTCCCGTATCTTTATTTTTATTCGCTCCTGCGGCTTTAATTTTGGCTAAATTTACTTCGGTTGGTCCTGTAGCTATGTTTGGAATAGCAAAATTAACCGATTTTATAAAGATAACGATTGGCATTATAATGCTTAAAAAAGAGAGATGGATTAGAAAATTAACGGATTAG
- a CDS encoding chorismate mutase: protein MEKLKKLRAEIDDIDKQIVKLIENRMKVSVKVGELKKENNIPVFDAEREKELIEEKIKLLKNKDLSNLIITIYNDIMSVSKSLQKNLIEKDNKNKINKKIDYNKIVAYQGREGGNGYEAAKKFFNNKNKLINKASFEDVLESIRNKESYYGILPLENSSTGMVNEVLDILVLYNCKIVGEIYLPIEYGLMAKKGDKIKDIKKVISHPQALKQCSDFIKKNNFEELTASNTAEAAYIVSKSEDNSLASISNKNAAKIYNLEILKENIENIKGNTTRFIIVSNYDNALKNGNKMTIRFLLPHENGSLANALLKLKNFNLTSIVSRPHRERKWQYYFYIDMTGNFDESTLDDFKNSVENFTILGIYDE, encoded by the coding sequence ATGGAAAAGTTAAAAAAATTAAGAGCCGAAATTGACGATATAGACAAACAAATAGTAAAACTTATAGAGAATAGAATGAAAGTGAGCGTTAAAGTAGGCGAGCTTAAAAAAGAAAATAATATTCCCGTTTTTGACGCTGAAAGAGAAAAAGAATTAATAGAAGAAAAAATAAAATTATTAAAAAATAAAGATTTGTCTAATCTTATAATCACAATTTATAACGATATAATGTCGGTTTCAAAATCATTGCAAAAAAATTTAATCGAAAAAGATAATAAAAATAAAATTAATAAAAAAATAGATTATAATAAAATTGTAGCTTATCAAGGACGAGAAGGCGGAAACGGATATGAAGCGGCTAAAAAATTTTTTAATAATAAAAATAAATTAATAAATAAAGCGAGTTTTGAAGATGTTCTTGAAAGCATAAGAAATAAAGAAAGCTATTATGGAATTCTGCCTCTTGAAAATTCTTCTACGGGAATGGTTAATGAAGTTTTAGATATACTTGTTCTTTATAATTGCAAAATAGTCGGAGAGATTTATCTTCCGATAGAATACGGACTTATGGCAAAAAAAGGAGATAAAATAAAAGATATAAAAAAAGTTATCTCTCATCCGCAGGCGTTAAAGCAATGTTCGGATTTTATAAAGAAAAATAATTTTGAAGAATTAACGGCAAGCAATACGGCTGAAGCGGCTTATATAGTTTCAAAAAGCGAAGATAATTCTTTGGCTTCAATATCGAATAAAAACGCTGCAAAAATTTATAATTTGGAAATTTTAAAAGAAAATATAGAAAATATAAAAGGAAATACGACAAGATTTATTATAGTTTCAAATTACGATAACGCTCTTAAAAACGGAAATAAAATGACTATAAGATTTTTGCTTCCGCATGAAAACGGCTCTTTGGCAAACGCTCTTTTAAAACTAAAAAATTTTAATTTGACATCAATCGTAAGTCGTCCGCATAGAGAGAGAAAATGGCAATATTATTTTTATATCGATATGACGGGAAATTTTGACGAATCTACTTTAGACGATTTTAAAAATTCCGTTGAAAATTTTACCATACTTGGAATATACGATGAATAA
- a CDS encoding shikimate kinase — translation MNNKIEKKKTLFIIGLPGCGKTTLSKILAKYLNYNFYDLDLIIEKKEKMKISQIFEMRGEKYFREKESEILEELSELKNAVVSTGGGIILSQKNREIMKKKGITIFINRNLDILLNNIDASERPLLTKDKNKLIELSKEREPLYKESADIIFTHNTWEENIEETFNIFYDYIKNEISLSN, via the coding sequence ATGAATAATAAAATAGAAAAGAAAAAAACTTTATTTATAATAGGTTTGCCAGGCTGCGGTAAAACTACTTTATCAAAAATTCTAGCTAAATATTTGAATTATAATTTTTATGACTTGGATTTAATAATAGAAAAAAAAGAAAAAATGAAGATAAGTCAAATATTTGAAATGCGCGGAGAAAAATATTTTAGAGAAAAAGAAAGCGAGATTTTAGAAGAGTTAAGCGAATTAAAAAACGCCGTTGTATCTACAGGCGGCGGAATAATATTGTCTCAAAAAAATAGAGAGATAATGAAAAAAAAAGGAATAACGATTTTTATAAATAGAAACCTCGACATTCTTCTTAACAATATAGACGCAAGCGAAAGACCTTTATTAACTAAAGATAAAAATAAATTAATCGAATTATCGAAAGAGCGCGAACCTTTATATAAAGAAAGCGCCGATATAATTTTTACTCATAATACTTGGGAAGAAAATATTGAAGAAACTTTTAATATATTTTACGATTATATAAAAAATGAAATTTCTTTATCAAATTAA
- the ispE gene encoding 4-(cytidine 5'-diphospho)-2-C-methyl-D-erythritol kinase, with translation MIIKKSPCKINLFLDIKSKREDGYHLIESLFHTIDLFDIIKIEEDKEFKISTSGKYKLNDNEENIVSKIFYYFKNEMNLKKNYKINIEKNIPTGAGLGGGSSNTATIINFFLEELNIKPDNRLIESFSKFGADIPFFINGGLSWVSGIGEKIFLYNFTFPYKIILIYPNIIVSTKLAYSKFAENDFNKSDIFYIKNLLDKNEKIKFEDLYSHTYNIFEKNVFKIEPKIKEYKEKAENEIKRKICMSGSGSSLFALYDKNENIINEDYNKLKNIFKDLDIYKLNLI, from the coding sequence ATGATTATAAAAAAATCTCCTTGCAAAATTAATTTATTTTTAGATATAAAATCAAAAAGAGAAGACGGTTATCATTTAATAGAATCTTTATTTCATACGATTGATTTATTTGATATAATAAAAATTGAAGAAGATAAAGAATTTAAAATTTCAACGAGCGGAAAATATAAATTAAACGACAACGAAGAAAATATAGTTTCAAAAATATTTTATTATTTCAAAAATGAAATGAATCTTAAAAAAAATTATAAAATAAATATAGAAAAAAATATTCCAACGGGAGCGGGACTCGGCGGAGGTTCTTCAAATACGGCTACTATAATAAACTTTTTTTTAGAAGAATTAAATATAAAGCCCGACAATCGATTAATAGAATCTTTTTCAAAATTCGGAGCGGACATTCCGTTTTTTATAAATGGAGGTTTAAGTTGGGTATCGGGAATTGGAGAGAAAATTTTTTTATATAATTTTACTTTTCCTTATAAAATAATTTTAATCTATCCAAATATAATAGTTTCTACAAAATTGGCTTATTCAAAATTTGCAGAAAACGATTTTAACAAATCCGATATTTTTTATATTAAAAATTTGCTTGATAAAAATGAGAAAATAAAATTTGAAGATTTATATTCGCATACTTACAATATATTTGAAAAAAATGTTTTTAAGATTGAGCCTAAAATAAAAGAATATAAAGAAAAAGCTGAAAATGAAATTAAAAGAAAAATTTGCATGAGCGGTTCGGGTTCTTCGCTTTTCGCTTTATATGACAAAAATGAAAATATAATAAACGAAGATTATAATAAATTAAAAAATATATTTAAAGATTTGGATATATATAAACTAAATTTAATTTGA
- the lpxD gene encoding UDP-3-O-(3-hydroxymyristoyl)glucosamine N-acyltransferase → MKVKDIFNFLNAKKIIGDENLDISTLSPINDIIENSIICIDNNKYIETAFNSKANAIIMREDTAESIKDFKNKTIIIYQNPKEAFIKLLYFMFEDKKYNLGTIKQTAIIEENSNIDKEVYIGDYVRIGKNCIIKKGAIIESGTFLGDNVIIGESCIIHSNVSIHDRCVIKDRVIIGSSTVIGNDGFGFFEVNGKQMKIPQRGNVIIENDVEIGANVCIDRATLGSTIIREGVKIDNLVQIAHNCDIGEHSIIVSQVGIAGSSKIGHNCVLAGQVGLSDHVVLGDRVILGGQSGVMSKVKIESNSIMLGSPAQNIDREKLKMIAEQKLPELIKLVEEKFETKIRRVK, encoded by the coding sequence ATGAAAGTAAAAGATATATTTAATTTTTTGAACGCTAAAAAAATAATAGGAGATGAAAATTTAGATATATCTACTCTCTCGCCTATAAACGATATTATTGAAAACTCTATTATTTGCATTGATAATAATAAATACATTGAAACGGCATTTAATAGCAAAGCTAACGCTATTATAATGAGAGAAGATACTGCGGAAAGTATTAAAGATTTTAAAAATAAAACTATTATAATTTATCAAAATCCTAAAGAAGCTTTTATTAAATTATTGTATTTTATGTTTGAAGATAAAAAATATAATTTGGGAACGATTAAACAAACGGCGATTATAGAAGAAAATTCAAATATCGACAAAGAAGTTTATATTGGCGATTATGTTCGCATAGGTAAAAATTGCATTATAAAAAAAGGAGCGATTATAGAAAGCGGAACGTTTTTAGGAGATAATGTTATCATTGGAGAGAGTTGCATAATTCATTCAAATGTTTCAATTCATGATAGATGCGTTATTAAAGACAGAGTAATAATTGGCTCTTCTACGGTTATAGGAAACGATGGATTTGGATTTTTTGAAGTAAATGGAAAGCAAATGAAAATTCCTCAAAGGGGAAATGTTATAATAGAAAACGATGTTGAAATTGGCGCTAATGTTTGTATTGACAGAGCGACTTTAGGCTCAACTATTATAAGAGAAGGCGTTAAAATAGACAATCTCGTTCAAATAGCTCATAATTGCGATATTGGAGAGCATTCGATAATAGTTTCGCAAGTCGGGATAGCAGGAAGCAGTAAAATTGGGCATAATTGCGTATTGGCGGGACAAGTCGGACTATCGGACCATGTGGTTTTGGGCGATAGAGTAATTTTGGGAGGACAAAGCGGCGTTATGTCAAAAGTTAAAATTGAATCAAATTCTATTATGCTTGGAAGCCCCGCTCAAAATATTGATAGAGAAAAATTAAAAATGATAGCCGAGCAAAAATTGCCCGAACTTATAAAATTGGTTGAAGAAAAATTTGAAACTAAAATAAGAAGAGTGAAATAA
- a CDS encoding OmpH family outer membrane protein, which yields MKKYYIFGLIFTAVLFVSIISPRLFTQSYRLTKVGYIDLQRVIKEVTSDQELADKLKEKQEEYKQQNSTEDNSENSIANTRDTSLKGMVKRQVANSLMNIVKKEGYTLILERTENSILYADRTFDITESVIADVKASLKK from the coding sequence ATGAAAAAGTATTATATTTTTGGTTTAATATTTACGGCTGTTTTATTTGTTTCGATAATAAGCCCAAGATTATTCACTCAATCTTATAGACTTACAAAAGTAGGATATATAGATTTGCAAAGAGTAATAAAAGAAGTTACAAGCGACCAGGAATTAGCCGATAAATTAAAAGAAAAGCAAGAAGAATATAAACAACAAAATTCTACCGAAGATAATTCTGAAAATTCTATTGCAAATACTAGAGACACTTCTTTAAAAGGAATGGTAAAGAGACAGGTTGCAAATTCTTTAATGAATATAGTTAAAAAAGAAGGCTATACTTTGATTTTGGAAAGAACGGAAAATTCTATATTATACGCCGACAGAACTTTTGATATTACAGAATCGGTTATTGCGGATGTAAAAGCGTCTTTAAAAAAATAA
- the bamA gene encoding outer membrane protein assembly factor BamA: MNFCKKYFIILFSVFILLFTFILLIAVESDFDNLKNARNIAAYEGLIINDIEVTGEVRLTETQIKNSFPIKAGSKFSRAEINEAIKKLFDTQSFERVAIDARSDGNGVILNIIVAERFLIKDITYTGNKRLTRTALNDVIKPIMKAGDPYIPQNLNDAVNSIITNYQDKGYLKAYVKPKVTENKELFEVNIEMDIVEGNEIKVAFIKFHGNTHFSDNELKRQMSTKENGFLSLGKFNEFKFEDDKAKVVKYYADRGYYKAAVDNVKFTYQWRDPQIKDDQDLIIDIYLTEGEKYYFGDIGFKGNLIITSDNIQKDIKSKKGALYNYTYHMTDYQGIQNKYSERGYIFRQVIPVITVNEDAKIVNIMYDIVENDKAHIENISIAGNTKTKDFVIQRYIDIKPGEVFNSVKIQRVQERLYNTQFFENININVKPGSAEGLMELALNVTDGRSAMVSGGGGFSTGSGFKVFASIREMNFLGRGLQIGLSGEFGQNQRRIAFNFAEPYLLNLPIYLGLDLSYFYENVNTGDQIGTGDFGLPKYSYYTRHGLEGIVRVGYYFYDYYSTFLTFDTLVQQYMQWDDQGASDSGPDHVLNDIKKYLKHRIEKKVGGNKRWESDWFTTFIVSYSLLRDSRNDYSNPTRGSFLRGTVDFYFLHTQLMRLNATGFLAVPVNDRLSFAFYGEIAQIVKIPGMDIRNDADVLYYLNPFEDVRGWDTSRYTLFKHNRGLSTYDMVGSDGSKDSWAYGRAKVRIFAELRVPIIPKTLGFVTFLDAGQLWMPGSSGLNQDGDAYSYPSQFMNIKDIFDPSQYMYSWGFGLRLTIPIFNIRFYFAQRFVYNKDNVGFGKGIQAFEGDSFSPLGKWLGRGWGIAFTMNHPFY, translated from the coding sequence GTGAATTTTTGTAAAAAATATTTTATTATTTTATTTTCTGTATTTATTCTTTTATTTACTTTTATTTTATTAATAGCCGTTGAAAGCGATTTTGATAATTTAAAAAACGCGAGAAATATAGCCGCTTACGAAGGATTAATAATAAACGATATAGAAGTAACGGGCGAGGTTAGACTTACTGAAACTCAAATAAAAAATAGTTTTCCGATTAAAGCGGGAAGCAAATTTTCAAGAGCCGAAATTAACGAAGCGATAAAAAAATTATTCGATACTCAATCTTTTGAAAGAGTCGCAATCGATGCGAGAAGCGATGGAAACGGAGTAATATTAAATATAATCGTAGCCGAAAGATTTTTAATAAAAGACATTACATATACGGGAAATAAAAGATTAACAAGAACGGCTTTAAACGATGTTATAAAACCTATAATGAAAGCGGGCGACCCTTATATTCCGCAGAATTTAAATGACGCTGTTAATTCTATAATAACGAATTATCAAGATAAAGGATATTTAAAAGCTTATGTAAAACCGAAAGTTACTGAAAATAAAGAATTGTTTGAAGTAAATATAGAAATGGATATTGTCGAAGGAAACGAGATAAAAGTTGCATTTATAAAATTTCATGGAAATACGCATTTTTCGGATAACGAACTTAAAAGGCAAATGTCCACTAAAGAAAACGGATTTTTATCTTTAGGAAAATTTAACGAATTCAAATTTGAAGACGATAAAGCAAAAGTAGTAAAATATTACGCCGACAGAGGATATTATAAAGCCGCGGTAGATAATGTTAAATTTACTTATCAATGGAGAGACCCGCAGATAAAAGACGACCAGGATTTGATAATCGATATTTATTTAACGGAAGGCGAAAAATATTATTTTGGAGATATAGGATTTAAAGGAAATTTAATTATTACTTCGGATAATATACAAAAAGATATAAAATCGAAAAAAGGCGCTTTATATAATTATACTTATCATATGACGGATTATCAAGGAATTCAAAATAAATATTCTGAAAGAGGATACATATTTAGGCAAGTTATTCCCGTTATTACCGTAAACGAAGATGCAAAGATAGTAAATATTATGTATGATATAGTTGAAAATGATAAAGCGCATATAGAAAATATTTCAATAGCGGGAAATACAAAAACAAAAGATTTCGTTATACAAAGATACATTGATATAAAACCAGGCGAAGTTTTCAATTCAGTAAAAATTCAAAGAGTGCAGGAAAGATTATATAATACGCAATTTTTTGAAAATATAAATATAAATGTAAAACCAGGCTCTGCAGAAGGATTAATGGAATTAGCATTAAATGTAACGGACGGAAGGTCGGCTATGGTTTCAGGCGGAGGAGGATTTTCAACAGGTTCGGGTTTTAAAGTTTTCGCTTCAATTAGAGAAATGAATTTTTTGGGAAGAGGTTTGCAAATAGGATTAAGCGGAGAATTCGGACAGAATCAAAGAAGAATAGCTTTCAATTTTGCCGAGCCTTATTTACTTAATTTGCCAATATATTTGGGATTGGATTTATCTTATTTTTACGAAAATGTAAACACAGGCGACCAAATAGGCACGGGAGATTTTGGGCTTCCTAAATATTCTTATTATACAAGGCACGGTTTAGAGGGAATAGTTCGTGTCGGATATTATTTTTACGATTATTATTCTACATTCTTAACTTTCGATACATTAGTTCAACAATATATGCAATGGGATGACCAAGGAGCGAGCGATAGCGGACCAGACCATGTTTTGAATGATATTAAAAAATATTTGAAACATAGAATAGAGAAAAAAGTTGGAGGAAATAAGAGATGGGAAAGCGATTGGTTTACTACTTTTATAGTTTCTTATTCTTTATTAAGAGATAGCAGAAACGATTATTCAAATCCTACAAGAGGAAGTTTTTTAAGAGGAACGGTTGATTTTTATTTTCTTCATACTCAACTTATGAGATTAAACGCTACGGGATTTTTAGCAGTTCCCGTTAATGATAGACTTTCATTTGCATTCTACGGCGAGATTGCTCAAATTGTTAAAATACCTGGAATGGATATTAGAAACGATGCGGATGTTTTATATTATCTTAATCCGTTTGAAGATGTTAGAGGTTGGGATACTTCAAGATACACGCTTTTTAAACATAATAGAGGCTTGTCAACTTACGATATGGTTGGAAGTGACGGTTCTAAAGATTCTTGGGCTTATGGAAGAGCTAAAGTGAGAATATTTGCCGAATTAAGAGTCCCTATTATTCCAAAAACTTTAGGATTTGTAACTTTCTTGGATGCGGGACAATTATGGATGCCAGGAAGTTCGGGACTCAATCAAGATGGAGACGCTTATTCTTATCCTTCGCAATTTATGAATATTAAAGATATATTCGACCCTTCGCAATATATGTATTCTTGGGGTTTTGGATTAAGATTAACGATTCCTATATTTAATATAAGATTCTATTTTGCTCAAAGATTCGTTTATAATAAAGATAATGTCGGATTTGGAAAAGGCATACAAGCTTTTGAAGGCGATTCATTCTCTCCGCTTGGCAAATGGCTTGGAAGAGGTTGGGGAATAGCTTTTACAATGAATCATCCTTTTTATTAA